One Natrinema halophilum genomic window carries:
- a CDS encoding TAXI family TRAP transporter solute-binding subunit, with amino-acid sequence MPRGLDSAGSRRRTFLKGTVGAVGLTSLAGCFDNSGTSGDSGNGSVPGADGEMIMTTSTETTSAYSMSQVIANAVSQNSDLTVQARPSEGTNANIGRLQRDESDISYIQNWTASKVANGEDPFGNLDYTPYQVFHLYDLAWFLCTANDGWTSVSDIGSGDRISPTPSGSGTAEMLEYALGFVTEDYERISIDYGSQGGAMSEGRLDAGAGTFINGSVEPGWLQQMKGTVDLRLLQWPDDTVSELEQDPAIIVNSVDTTAFDNYGYAPDTLNTPGLSYNFVVRDDFSGETLKSFLNTLWEQREGLGESNALLGPMTEGEHWTKNSYTTLPFHPAAAEFYKDKGVWNDEYEIGE; translated from the coding sequence ATGCCTAGAGGCCTTGACAGCGCCGGTAGCCGCCGGCGTACATTCCTGAAAGGTACCGTTGGAGCAGTTGGACTCACATCACTGGCTGGCTGTTTCGATAATTCCGGTACCTCCGGCGATTCCGGCAACGGTTCGGTACCCGGAGCGGACGGCGAAATGATCATGACCACCTCGACGGAGACGACCTCGGCGTATTCCATGAGCCAGGTCATCGCGAACGCCGTCTCTCAGAACTCCGATCTCACGGTTCAGGCCCGACCGAGCGAGGGAACCAACGCCAACATCGGTCGCCTCCAGCGCGACGAGTCGGATATCTCGTACATCCAGAACTGGACGGCGAGCAAGGTCGCAAACGGGGAAGACCCCTTCGGAAACCTCGACTACACGCCGTACCAGGTGTTCCACCTGTACGACCTCGCGTGGTTCCTCTGTACCGCAAACGACGGCTGGACGAGCGTCTCCGACATCGGCTCCGGCGACCGCATCTCGCCGACCCCGAGTGGGTCAGGGACTGCCGAAATGCTCGAGTACGCACTCGGTTTCGTCACGGAAGACTACGAGCGCATCAGCATCGACTACGGTAGCCAAGGCGGCGCTATGAGCGAGGGCCGCCTCGACGCTGGCGCAGGAACGTTCATCAACGGCAGCGTCGAACCCGGGTGGCTCCAGCAGATGAAGGGGACGGTCGATCTGCGCTTGTTGCAGTGGCCCGACGACACCGTCTCGGAACTCGAACAGGATCCCGCTATCATCGTGAACTCGGTCGACACGACCGCGTTCGACAACTACGGATACGCACCTGACACGCTGAACACGCCCGGGTTGTCGTACAACTTCGTCGTGCGTGACGACTTTAGCGGGGAAACTCTCAAGTCGTTCCTCAACACGCTGTGGGAACAACGCGAGGGGCTGGGCGAGAGTAACGCGCTTCTCGGACCGATGACGGAGGGTGAACACTGGACGAAGAACAGCTACACCACCCTGCCGTTCCACCCCGCGGCTGCAGAGTTTTACAAGGATAAGGGGGTCTGGAACGACGAGTACGAAATCGGCGAGTGA
- a CDS encoding acyl-CoA dehydrogenase family protein, protein MLDFVQLEDDLDQEEQMIRDTAREFVEEHVKPDIGDHFENGTFPKELIPKMGELGFYAPNLEGYGSPNVSETAYGILMQELEAGDSGLRSMASVQGALVMYPIHAYGSEEQKEEWLPAMGKGEAIGCFGLTEPEHGSNPSAMETQAERDGDGYVLNGSKTWITNSPIADVAIVWARDRSDDGNPVRGFLVETDRDGVTTNKITEKLSLRASITGEIGLNDVYVPEENVLPGVSGMKGPLSCLTQARYGIAWGAIGAARDCFEEARQYAQDRDQFGGPIGRFQLQQRKLAEMGTQITLAQLLAYRLAELKERGDMRPQHISMAKRNNVRIARNQARIAREMLGGNGITTDYSPMRHMANLETVYTYEGTHDIHTLVLGEEFTGISAYQ, encoded by the coding sequence ATGCTGGATTTCGTTCAACTCGAAGATGACTTGGACCAGGAAGAGCAAATGATCCGGGACACTGCCCGGGAATTCGTCGAGGAACACGTCAAACCCGACATCGGTGACCACTTCGAGAACGGTACGTTTCCGAAAGAACTCATCCCCAAGATGGGCGAGCTCGGTTTCTACGCACCAAATCTCGAGGGGTACGGTTCGCCAAACGTCTCGGAGACGGCGTATGGAATCCTGATGCAGGAACTCGAGGCGGGGGATTCGGGTTTGCGCTCGATGGCGTCGGTCCAGGGCGCGCTCGTCATGTACCCCATTCATGCGTACGGGAGCGAGGAACAGAAAGAGGAGTGGCTGCCGGCGATGGGTAAGGGCGAGGCGATCGGCTGCTTTGGACTGACGGAACCCGAACACGGCTCGAATCCGTCGGCAATGGAGACCCAGGCTGAACGCGACGGCGATGGCTACGTTTTGAACGGTTCGAAGACGTGGATCACGAACTCGCCGATCGCGGACGTCGCCATCGTCTGGGCACGCGACCGTTCGGACGACGGCAATCCGGTCCGCGGATTCCTGGTCGAGACCGACCGAGACGGCGTCACGACCAACAAGATCACCGAGAAGCTCTCGTTGCGCGCCTCGATTACGGGCGAAATCGGCCTCAACGACGTTTACGTCCCCGAAGAGAACGTCTTACCGGGCGTCTCGGGCATGAAGGGGCCGCTGTCCTGTCTTACCCAGGCTCGCTATGGGATCGCCTGGGGCGCGATCGGCGCTGCCCGCGATTGTTTCGAAGAGGCGCGTCAGTACGCACAGGACCGAGACCAGTTCGGCGGTCCGATCGGCCGATTTCAGCTCCAACAGCGAAAGCTGGCGGAGATGGGAACGCAGATCACGCTTGCGCAATTACTGGCCTACCGTCTCGCCGAACTCAAAGAGCGCGGCGACATGCGCCCCCAGCACATCTCGATGGCGAAGCGCAACAACGTCCGGATCGCCCGAAACCAGGCCCGTATCGCACGCGAGATGCTCGGCGGCAACGGAATCACGACCGACTATTCGCCGATGCGTCACATGGCCAACCTCGAGACGGTCTACACGTACGAGGGCACCCACGACATCCATACGCTCGTACTGGGTGAGGAGTTTACCGGCATCTCCGCCTATCAGTAG
- a CDS encoding IclR family transcriptional regulator, translating into MTTEQGDTEADSIGVSTTRKTFALLEALKETEGVTIADLTQRTDLPKSTVYRHLQTLTEVGYVIERDGRYYVGFRFVELGEQARSRRMGYTAAKRAVFELGQETDELAVFVVEEDNEAVYVHRYGSLSNTMIGQRRPLHSMASGKVILAEWDDESVHEYVRDVGLEALSPNTITDSDALFDELESIREQGYAVNDQELMDGLRGVAVPVYTPDGDFLGGLAAFGPTSRLTDAHVHDDLLTRLRDKAGEIKVTLAYS; encoded by the coding sequence ATGACCACGGAACAGGGTGATACTGAGGCCGACAGTATCGGCGTGTCGACGACGAGGAAGACGTTTGCCCTCCTCGAGGCGCTCAAGGAGACAGAGGGTGTCACGATCGCAGATCTTACGCAGCGAACGGATCTCCCAAAGAGTACCGTTTATCGACACTTGCAGACGCTTACCGAAGTCGGGTACGTGATCGAACGCGACGGGCGGTACTACGTCGGGTTTCGGTTCGTCGAACTGGGTGAACAAGCCCGATCCCGGAGGATGGGATACACGGCGGCCAAACGAGCGGTGTTCGAACTCGGCCAGGAAACCGACGAACTGGCGGTCTTCGTCGTGGAGGAGGATAACGAGGCCGTCTACGTCCACCGATACGGAAGCTTGTCGAACACGATGATCGGTCAGCGACGGCCGCTTCACTCGATGGCGTCCGGAAAGGTCATTCTCGCGGAGTGGGACGACGAGTCGGTACACGAGTACGTCCGCGACGTCGGTCTCGAGGCGTTGTCGCCGAATACGATCACGGATTCGGATGCGCTGTTCGACGAACTCGAGAGCATCCGCGAGCAGGGGTATGCGGTGAACGATCAGGAACTCATGGATGGCCTTCGCGGAGTCGCCGTTCCCGTCTACACGCCCGACGGCGACTTTCTCGGGGGGCTTGCTGCTTTCGGGCCGACCAGCCGGCTTACCGATGCCCACGTTCACGATGACCTTCTCACCCGACTTCGGGACAAAGCAGGTGAGATCAAGGTAACGCTCGCGTACAGCTAA
- a CDS encoding cellulase family glycosylhydrolase yields the protein MARRTYNADGTDEPTTHADGPTSDGSGGPGTISRRNVMRAVGTTALTAGLAESIVGSVAAVGIDTPWLHRDGNLIRDESDNKVILRGVNIADPARLARRWRKKDWSDVFEKATDTSESNDGGWYNRIIRVPTQPQDISGVNNNLSPAHGDDWGPLLPGQIDESDMEAYFSNYMDPLVDAAEEAGVYVMIDYHRHFPVFHQPQNESDLGEYQCGTESFPNDLGFCGERGVLWNSEEQASEIDGYTEEYAAELDQELEMYWNFVAPRYSDRSHVIYDVYNEPTGPYAGDWGSPTAMPQSGNGEGGDDVDVVEQESKQYWDMWVDRAQPWIDTVREHADNLLTIGSPRWSQYTYWAPHNEFDGDDICYTGHAYTHDTLRPLSTYFGEPAEQVPVFFSEFGWAEGGGKDDFAFLEGTASEYAPEFEDFIENYPVHPIAWCFDHTFEPAFFKHSTSKDSTWEIWEYEARPGQWWQEFLYEHRNADLPGGGSSGGGDDGSGDGGSGDDGSGDGGSGDDGSGDDGSGDDGGSSGDLIAKMNPSTTSANVDQRIAFSVRDTSGSGRWITDLEWEFGDGTTATGWWNAHRYDSAGSYTVRLTATANNGDGTTHEVAITVS from the coding sequence ATGGCACGACGAACGTACAACGCAGACGGAACAGACGAACCAACGACCCATGCGGACGGACCGACTTCGGACGGCAGCGGCGGTCCTGGAACCATCTCACGCCGGAACGTGATGCGGGCGGTCGGGACGACCGCGCTCACCGCCGGACTGGCCGAAAGCATCGTCGGTTCGGTCGCGGCGGTTGGCATCGACACACCGTGGCTCCACCGCGACGGCAATCTCATCCGCGACGAGTCCGACAACAAGGTCATTCTTCGCGGGGTGAACATCGCCGATCCGGCTCGACTGGCGCGGCGCTGGCGGAAGAAAGACTGGTCGGACGTTTTCGAGAAGGCGACGGACACGAGCGAATCGAACGACGGCGGCTGGTACAACCGGATCATCCGAGTGCCGACACAACCACAGGACATCAGCGGCGTGAACAATAACCTCTCCCCCGCCCACGGCGACGACTGGGGGCCGCTGCTCCCCGGGCAAATCGACGAATCGGACATGGAGGCGTACTTCTCGAACTACATGGACCCGCTGGTGGACGCGGCCGAGGAAGCCGGCGTCTACGTGATGATCGATTACCACCGGCACTTCCCGGTCTTCCACCAGCCACAAAACGAGTCCGACCTCGGCGAGTACCAGTGTGGAACGGAGAGCTTCCCGAACGACCTCGGTTTCTGTGGCGAACGCGGCGTCCTCTGGAACTCCGAGGAGCAAGCGTCCGAGATCGACGGCTACACCGAGGAGTACGCCGCCGAACTCGACCAGGAGCTCGAGATGTACTGGAACTTCGTCGCGCCGCGATACAGCGACCGCTCGCACGTCATCTACGACGTGTATAACGAGCCGACCGGCCCGTACGCGGGAGACTGGGGATCGCCGACGGCGATGCCTCAGAGCGGAAACGGCGAGGGCGGCGATGACGTCGACGTCGTCGAACAGGAAAGCAAACAGTACTGGGACATGTGGGTCGATCGGGCCCAGCCGTGGATCGACACCGTCCGGGAGCACGCGGATAACCTCCTCACCATCGGCTCGCCCCGGTGGAGCCAGTACACCTACTGGGCCCCGCACAACGAGTTCGACGGCGACGACATCTGTTACACCGGTCACGCCTACACCCACGATACGCTCCGCCCGCTATCGACGTACTTCGGCGAACCCGCCGAACAGGTCCCGGTGTTTTTCAGCGAGTTCGGCTGGGCCGAAGGCGGCGGCAAGGACGACTTCGCCTTCCTCGAGGGGACGGCCTCCGAGTACGCACCGGAGTTCGAGGACTTCATCGAGAACTACCCGGTCCACCCGATCGCCTGGTGTTTCGATCACACCTTCGAACCCGCCTTCTTCAAACATAGCACCAGCAAAGACAGCACCTGGGAAATCTGGGAGTACGAGGCCCGCCCCGGGCAGTGGTGGCAGGAGTTCCTATACGAACATCGAAACGCCGACCTGCCGGGCGGCGGTTCGAGCGGTGGCGGCGACGACGGCAGCGGTGACGGCGGCAGCGGCGACGACGGCAGCGGTGACGGCGGCAGCGGCGACGACGGCAGCGGTGACGACGGCAGCGGGGACGATGGTGGCTCGTCCGGCGACCTGATCGCGAAGATGAATCCGAGCACCACGTCGGCGAACGTCGACCAACGAATCGCGTTCAGCGTACGCGACACGTCCGGTTCCGGTCGGTGGATCACGGACCTCGAGTGGGAGTTCGGCGACGGGACGACGGCGACGGGTTGGTGGAACGCCCACCGATACGACTCCGCAGGGTCGTACACCGTCAGACTAACGGCGACGGCGAATAACGGCGATGGGACGACCCACGAGGTGGCGATCACGGTCTCGTAA
- a CDS encoding cellulase family glycosylhydrolase, which yields MTDSRDEDQTDTHRLTEHATDLDTSRRSFMRTSVAAGALGALGTGATGSTVAASSGISTPPLHVDGNLVKDPDGNTVTLRGVNIADPKRINVTAPARGKTATQVVDMVTDANQGWHARVVRLPVQPVDIGEHEPGQGPPPVAFTESQLETYLTDHLDPVVEHCRQRGVYCIIDYHRHRDIKWTDPDLDDEIRLFWDVVAPRYADQSHVLYELYNEPQEPGIWGDPSAKDHWADTWRDWKETAQPWVDVIRSHAPENLVLVGSPSWSQSPEGALVEPFEGSNLMYTYHIYPGHNVSRDQAWDDASMNGGGVANVYEEYPMFVTEFGWQSDIRSRYLRGTTSDYGQPFMDWMEQSDAIHWTAWCADPIWLPAMFDRAFTDNDTQDSIGNPYAEPVPELCSDRPCEWTTLTGENMGGFIKATLSDLRDDNVPGEGGGGGDGDATAPTAPTSLSVDGTTESSIDVSWNAATDAGGSGLDHYNVSVDGSVEQQVAADVTSATITDLSADTSYTIGVSAVDGAGNESSAATTTATTGGSDGGDGSDGGEGSDGGDGSDDGDGSDDGDGSDGGDGSEDAPSGDPIAKFQPSTTSASVDERITFHVQDTSGVGRWITDLEWELGDGTTATGWWNAHQYKSPGTYTVALTTTANNGDQTTYEMTITVS from the coding sequence ATGACAGATTCACGCGACGAAGATCAGACCGATACGCATCGTCTTACTGAACACGCTACCGATCTCGACACGTCGAGACGTTCGTTCATGCGAACGTCCGTCGCCGCAGGTGCCCTCGGTGCACTCGGGACGGGCGCGACCGGTTCGACGGTCGCCGCATCGTCGGGCATTTCGACACCGCCGTTACACGTCGACGGCAACCTCGTGAAAGATCCGGACGGCAACACGGTCACGCTCCGAGGCGTCAATATCGCCGATCCGAAACGGATCAACGTCACCGCGCCGGCTCGCGGAAAAACCGCCACACAGGTCGTCGACATGGTTACCGACGCGAACCAGGGCTGGCACGCACGCGTCGTCCGACTCCCAGTCCAGCCGGTCGACATCGGCGAGCACGAACCCGGCCAGGGCCCGCCCCCGGTCGCGTTTACGGAATCGCAACTCGAGACCTATCTGACCGACCACCTCGATCCGGTCGTCGAGCACTGTCGCCAGCGCGGCGTCTACTGCATCATCGACTATCACCGTCACCGGGACATCAAGTGGACAGACCCGGATCTCGACGACGAAATTCGGCTGTTCTGGGACGTGGTTGCCCCACGCTATGCCGATCAGTCCCACGTCCTCTACGAGCTGTACAACGAGCCACAGGAACCGGGTATCTGGGGCGATCCGAGCGCCAAAGACCACTGGGCGGACACCTGGCGGGACTGGAAGGAAACCGCCCAGCCCTGGGTAGACGTCATCCGATCGCACGCGCCGGAGAATCTCGTTCTGGTCGGCTCGCCCAGCTGGTCCCAGAGTCCGGAGGGAGCGCTCGTCGAGCCTTTCGAGGGCTCGAATCTCATGTATACCTATCACATCTATCCGGGCCACAACGTCAGCCGCGATCAGGCCTGGGACGACGCGTCGATGAACGGCGGCGGAGTCGCCAACGTCTACGAAGAGTACCCGATGTTCGTCACAGAGTTCGGCTGGCAAAGCGACATTCGGAGCCGCTACCTCCGGGGAACGACGTCGGACTACGGCCAGCCGTTTATGGACTGGATGGAGCAAAGCGACGCCATCCACTGGACGGCCTGGTGTGCCGACCCGATCTGGCTGCCGGCGATGTTCGATCGGGCGTTTACGGACAACGACACGCAGGACTCGATCGGCAATCCCTACGCGGAACCGGTACCGGAACTGTGTTCCGACAGGCCCTGCGAGTGGACGACCCTCACCGGCGAGAACATGGGCGGGTTCATCAAGGCGACGCTCTCGGACCTGCGCGACGACAACGTTCCGGGCGAGGGAGGTGGCGGTGGCGACGGCGATGCGACCGCGCCGACCGCACCGACGTCGCTCTCGGTCGACGGGACGACCGAATCGTCGATCGACGTCTCCTGGAACGCCGCCACCGACGCCGGTGGCAGCGGTCTCGATCATTACAACGTCTCCGTCGACGGCTCGGTCGAGCAGCAGGTCGCAGCGGACGTAACGAGCGCGACCATCACCGACCTCTCGGCGGACACGAGCTACACGATCGGGGTCTCGGCAGTCGATGGTGCCGGCAACGAATCGAGCGCCGCGACGACGACGGCGACGACCGGCGGCAGTGACGGCGGTGACGGCAGTGATGGCGGTGAGGGCAGTGACGGCGGTGATGGCAGTGACGACGGTGATGGCAGTGACGACGGTGACGGCAGTGATGGCGGTGACGGCAGTGAGGACGCGCCGTCCGGCGACCCAATCGCGAAGTTTCAGCCGAGTACGACGTCCGCCAGCGTAGACGAGCGGATCACCTTCCACGTGCAAGACACGTCCGGTGTCGGCCGGTGGATTACCGATCTCGAGTGGGAGTTGGGTGACGGCACGACGGCGACGGGTTGGTGGAACGCCCACCAGTACAAGTCGCCGGGCACCTACACCGTGGCGCTGACGACGACCGCAAACAACGGCGACCAGACGACCTACGAGATGACGATTACCGTGTCCTAG
- a CDS encoding helix-turn-helix domain-containing protein: protein MLSVIGDGLDGTGSTTMSLVVEYQINGPPITLPQAAAVVPESTLEIQNWHLDGGEIIWYVWATGDDASRITAAFTDVPNVVDVGVINELDDRGLFWVVMDLTLDEPPDDLCKQGTIIDARIRPDCLQFTSRVSGREYLRDVWEYFRSNDIDVTVLRLRQATETNEPRDQLTDAQFEALSTAYEMGYFDESERVTQADIAEELGISCSSVSARLRRAQHRLLEEQLFQSLG, encoded by the coding sequence ATGCTGTCCGTCATCGGTGACGGCCTGGATGGAACGGGGTCGACGACGATGAGCCTCGTCGTCGAATACCAGATCAACGGGCCGCCGATCACGCTCCCGCAGGCGGCGGCAGTGGTCCCTGAATCGACGCTCGAGATCCAGAACTGGCATCTGGACGGGGGCGAAATAATCTGGTACGTCTGGGCCACTGGCGATGATGCGAGCCGAATCACTGCTGCCTTCACCGACGTTCCGAACGTGGTCGACGTCGGTGTCATCAACGAACTCGACGACAGGGGCCTGTTCTGGGTCGTGATGGACCTGACACTCGACGAACCGCCTGACGACCTGTGCAAGCAAGGGACAATTATAGACGCTCGCATTCGTCCCGACTGTCTCCAGTTCACGTCACGCGTGTCGGGTCGAGAGTACCTCCGCGATGTCTGGGAGTACTTCCGCTCGAACGACATCGACGTGACCGTGTTACGATTACGTCAGGCAACCGAAACGAACGAGCCACGGGACCAGTTGACGGACGCTCAGTTCGAAGCACTGTCGACGGCCTACGAGATGGGATACTTCGACGAGTCCGAACGCGTCACACAGGCCGACATCGCCGAGGAACTCGGTATTTCGTGTTCGTCAGTATCCGCGCGATTGCGCCGCGCACAGCACCGACTCCTCGAAGAACAACTCTTCCAGTCTCTCGGGTAG
- a CDS encoding cellulase family glycosylhydrolase, which yields MTDYPQNIERTVERGTGSNTEKRQSTESRGGDGRDGHASRRVFVKSTVGSVALASGLQAVSVGEAATTTTETPWLHREGNRIRDATGNEVHLRGVNVVDPKRAAAEWRMDIEPLIELATDSSQGWNARIIRLPMQPQDIGDHGPGTAAPTPGFTESQLETYLETYVDPAVQTAEDVGAYIMLDYHRHYPEGPDWDSPELDEEIRTFWNHVAPRYSDRSHVIYELYNEPTTPYPGAGDPTDEVGVTDPRAEENYLYWRETAQPWVDLIRSHASRNLVVIGSPRWSQFTYWAPKHEFQGDNLAYAGHVYAHENLRPLSTHFGEPSEEVPVFLSEFGYGEEGPPYLTGTTDVEGQQFLDLFDTYDIHWQVWCFDHTWSPAMLNRDHEVASPHGRLFKNRLQATGTGDPSNGSGSDDTPPAPPSNVSSPAQTRSTVDLAWEPPSDSSDGDLDHYSVYVEGNVNQQVAAGTTAATVSDLSANTSYQFGVSAIDASGSESPVATVSVETTADDGSSDPIATLSPSTTSASVDERITFSVTDTSGTGRWITDLEWEFGDGTTATGWWNAHRYDSAGAYTVALTTTTNTGDETVHEVTITVS from the coding sequence ATGACAGACTACCCACAGAATATCGAGCGGACGGTCGAGAGGGGAACAGGCAGCAATACCGAGAAGCGCCAGAGTACGGAGAGCCGGGGCGGCGACGGACGAGATGGACACGCGTCTCGGCGCGTATTCGTGAAGTCGACCGTCGGGTCGGTCGCGCTGGCAAGCGGATTGCAAGCCGTTTCGGTCGGCGAGGCGGCCACGACTACCACCGAAACGCCGTGGTTGCACCGTGAGGGCAACCGCATCAGGGACGCCACTGGGAATGAGGTACACTTGCGGGGCGTCAACGTCGTCGATCCGAAGCGGGCCGCCGCGGAGTGGCGAATGGACATCGAGCCGCTGATCGAACTGGCGACCGACTCGAGTCAGGGCTGGAACGCGCGTATCATCCGACTACCGATGCAGCCGCAGGATATCGGTGATCACGGCCCTGGGACGGCCGCACCGACGCCAGGATTCACCGAGAGCCAACTGGAGACGTATCTGGAGACGTACGTCGACCCGGCAGTCCAGACGGCCGAAGACGTCGGCGCCTACATCATGCTGGATTACCATCGACATTATCCCGAAGGGCCGGACTGGGATTCCCCGGAACTCGACGAGGAGATCCGGACGTTCTGGAACCACGTTGCGCCGCGGTACAGCGACCGTTCGCACGTCATCTACGAACTGTACAACGAACCGACGACGCCGTATCCCGGTGCTGGTGACCCGACGGACGAGGTCGGCGTCACTGACCCGCGTGCCGAGGAGAACTATCTCTACTGGCGCGAGACTGCCCAACCATGGGTTGACCTGATTCGGTCTCACGCGTCACGGAACCTCGTCGTCATCGGGTCGCCGCGGTGGAGCCAGTTCACCTACTGGGCACCCAAACACGAATTCCAGGGCGACAACCTCGCGTACGCGGGTCACGTTTATGCCCACGAGAACCTCCGCCCGTTGTCGACGCACTTCGGCGAGCCGTCCGAGGAGGTCCCGGTGTTCCTGAGCGAGTTCGGGTACGGCGAGGAAGGCCCGCCCTACCTTACGGGTACCACCGACGTCGAAGGACAGCAGTTCCTCGATCTCTTCGACACCTACGACATCCACTGGCAGGTCTGGTGTTTCGATCACACCTGGTCGCCGGCTATGCTGAACCGAGACCACGAGGTCGCGAGCCCGCACGGACGGTTGTTCAAGAACCGCCTGCAAGCCACCGGGACCGGCGACCCGTCGAACGGCAGCGGGTCAGACGACACGCCGCCGGCGCCACCGTCGAACGTGTCCTCGCCGGCCCAGACTCGTTCCACCGTCGATCTCGCCTGGGAACCCCCGTCGGACTCGAGCGACGGCGATCTTGACCACTATTCTGTGTACGTGGAGGGGAACGTGAATCAACAGGTCGCGGCCGGAACGACCGCGGCGACGGTTTCGGATCTCTCGGCGAACACGAGCTACCAGTTCGGCGTCTCGGCGATCGATGCCTCCGGCAGCGAGTCGCCCGTTGCGACCGTCTCGGTGGAGACCACAGCGGATGACGGATCGTCCGATCCGATCGCGACGCTGTCTCCGAGCACGACGTCGGCGAGCGTCGACGAACGGATCACGTTCAGCGTGACCGATACGTCCGGCACAGGGCGGTGGATCACCGACCTCGAGTGGGAGTTCGGTGACGGCACGACGGCCACGGGCTGGTGGAACGCACACCGGTATGACTCGGCGGGCGCGTACACCGTGGCGCTGACGACGACCACAAACACGGGCGACGAGACGGTTCACGAGGTGACGATTACCGTCTCATGA
- a CDS encoding PKD domain-containing protein codes for MSEQTSTRTNGRPNEPGNETVQHENNGTEDARHKTAGNDAPHQKFAMADETGGTVRRTFLRSAAVVGSVALLGSTTVAARQENCQSFATTTVGGGQFQLVNNDWGSSDVDMCIWTEDNGDYGYEWSTRTSGGPPNYPQALLGTKPWGSDTGVRDFPIQRGDVDQLELEVDIDQSISGGEWDLAEEWWLMDAPVSEQSETHTHEIMLVLDWGGGHSHGGTKEESVWTDKFGNTIDYWVHYGGGGGTSADFHIFRVQGGLTSGRVDLKPVIDFMSERHGVGGQKWISGIELGNEYWQGSQGDVTFHQFDVTINGTTYSSGSGGGSGNSGSGGDSDDGTGGDSGDDGDNGSDSGDGTGSDDGSGGDDGTGSDDGSGGDDGTGGNNGSGGNDGTDGGSSDPIATLSPSTTSASVDERITFHVQDTSGVGRWITDLEWDFGDGTTATGWWNAHRYDAPGTYTVELLTTANNGDQTMYEVTITVS; via the coding sequence ATGAGTGAGCAGACATCGACACGAACGAACGGTCGTCCGAACGAACCCGGAAACGAAACTGTACAGCACGAAAACAATGGAACTGAGGATGCGAGACACAAAACTGCAGGCAACGACGCCCCACACCAGAAATTCGCGATGGCTGATGAGACGGGTGGTACTGTCCGTCGGACGTTCTTGCGATCGGCCGCCGTAGTCGGATCAGTTGCCCTGCTCGGGAGTACGACGGTGGCCGCCCGACAGGAGAACTGCCAATCGTTCGCAACGACCACGGTCGGCGGCGGGCAGTTTCAACTCGTCAACAACGACTGGGGGAGTTCCGACGTCGACATGTGTATCTGGACGGAAGACAACGGCGACTACGGATACGAGTGGTCGACGCGGACGAGTGGCGGGCCGCCGAATTACCCGCAAGCCCTCCTCGGGACGAAACCCTGGGGTTCGGATACCGGGGTACGGGACTTCCCGATCCAGCGAGGGGACGTCGACCAATTAGAGCTCGAGGTCGACATCGATCAGAGCATCTCCGGCGGCGAGTGGGACCTCGCCGAGGAGTGGTGGTTGATGGATGCGCCGGTCTCCGAACAGTCGGAGACACACACCCACGAGATCATGCTGGTCCTCGACTGGGGCGGCGGCCACAGTCACGGCGGTACGAAAGAAGAGAGCGTCTGGACCGACAAATTCGGCAACACCATCGACTACTGGGTCCACTACGGTGGCGGCGGCGGCACGAGCGCCGACTTCCACATCTTCCGGGTCCAGGGCGGCCTCACATCGGGCCGTGTCGACCTCAAACCGGTCATCGATTTCATGAGCGAGCGACACGGCGTCGGCGGCCAGAAGTGGATCTCCGGGATCGAACTCGGGAACGAATACTGGCAAGGCAGTCAGGGCGACGTCACGTTCCACCAGTTCGACGTCACCATCAACGGCACCACCTACTCGAGCGGGAGCGGCGGTGGCAGCGGCAATAGCGGGAGCGGCGGTGATAGCGACGACGGCACCGGTGGCGATAGCGGAGACGATGGCGATAACGGATCCGACAGCGGCGACGGCACCGGTAGTGATGACGGATCTGGAGGGGATGACGGCACCGGTAGTGATGACGGATCTGGAGGGGATGACGGTACCGGTGGCAATAACGGATCTGGGGGCAATGACGGTACCGACGGCGGATCGTCCGATCCGATCGCGACGCTGTCTCCGAGCACGACGTCGGCGAGCGTCGACGAGCGGATCACGTTCCACGTCCAGGACACGTCCGGCGTCGGCCGATGGATCACCGATCTCGAGTGGGATTTCGGTGACGGTACGACGGCCACGGGCTGGTGGAACGCCCATCGATACGATGCGCCCGGGACGTACACCGTCGAGTTGCTGACCACGGCGAACAACGGCGACCAGACGATGTACGAGGTAACGATCACGGTATCGTAA